In Helianthus annuus cultivar XRQ/B chromosome 3, HanXRQr2.0-SUNRISE, whole genome shotgun sequence, a single window of DNA contains:
- the LOC110900652 gene encoding uncharacterized protein LOC110900652: protein MNDPGSFTIPCLIGSLSVSNALADLGASINLMPYAVFAKLDLGEPKPTRMSIQLADRSVKYPRGIVENMLVKIDKFVFPVDSGILDMDEDKNVPLILGHPFLATARALIDVCTGRLTLRVDDEEVTFDIGKSMQHSQSQDDTLYFIETINTYVSDHLYATFEEDVMDTQLLGGEIFGSPSVDRMVEEVTCLIGHTSPPCPEVFEVVDRVTEPKARLSIEDPPSVELKELPDHLEYAFLEGETHLPVIISAGLSKEEKD from the coding sequence ATGAATGATCCTGGGAGTTTCACTATCCCGTGTTTGATTGGTAGTTTGTCGGTCAGCAATGCATTGGCTGATCTTGGAGCTAGCATAAACCTCATGCCATATGCGGTTTTTGCTAAGCTAGACTTGGGCGAGCCCAAGCCGACTCGTATGAGCATTCAGCTAGCCGACCGTTCAGTGAAGTACCCTCGAGGCATAGTTGAGAACATGCTGGTGAAAATCGACAAGTTTGTCTTTCCTGTCGATTCCGGGATTCTAGACATGGATGAGGACAAAAATGTTCCACTTATCTTAGGTCACCCATTCCTAGCCACTGCGAGAGCCTTGATTGATGTCTGCACCGGTAGACTTACTCTTAGGGTTGATGATGAGGAGGTTACCTTTGACATTGGGAAATCCATGCAACACTCACAAAGTCAAGATGATACACTCTACTTTATTGAGACTATCAATACATATGTGAGTGATCATCTTTATGCTACATTTGAGGAGGATGTTATGGACACACAGCTTCTAGGAGGGGAGATTTTTGGTTCACCCAGTGTGGACCGAATGGTTGAGGAGGTGACCTGTCTGATAGGTCACACGTCTCCCCCGTGTCCCGAGGTTTTTGAGGTTGTGGATCGCGTTACAGAGCCTAAAGCGCGCCTTTCTATTGAGGATCCACCTTCGGTTGAGCTTAAGGAGCTTCCAGATCATTTGGAGTATGCTTTCTTGGAGGGTGAGACCCATTTGCCCGTTATCATTTCTGCTGGATTGTCAAAAGAAGAAAAGGATTGA